CGGCACACAAGGAAAACGTCAGACCCCAGCGCGTAGAGTCCCCGCAGTATGTTTCCCACCTGGCCTGGCCGCCCACACACCCTGACCTCCCGCGCCGCCCTGGTGGCGCTGCGCCTGGCCGGCTGGACACCCCTGCTGGCCACCCCGCCCGGCCCCAGGTGCGTGGCCGCCGCCGCGCCGCACACCAGCAACGCCGACTTCTGGCCGGGCCTGTTCTGGACGTGGGCCACCCGCAGTCCTGTGCGCTACGTCGCCAAGGATTCCCTGTTCCGTTTTCCGCTGGGCCTGTTCATGCGGGCGGTGGGCGGCATTCCGCTCGACCGCCGCCAGGCCCGGGCCAACTTCGTGGACGGCGTGGTCGAGATCATCCGCCAGGAGCCGGAGATCATGCTGCTGGTCGCGCCGGAAGGCACCCGCGCCCACGCCCCGTACTGGAAGACCGGCTTTTACTACATGGCCCTGGAGGCGGGCGTGCCCATTGGCGTGATGGTGCTGGACTGGGGACGTAAACGCATCGGCGTGGTCGGGTACGTGACCCCCACCGGGGACGTGGAAGCCGACTTCGCCCGAATCCGCGACCTGCTGGGCGACACCAGGGGCAAAAAACCCCAGAACCAGGGCCCAGTCATGCCCAGGCCGAAAGACTGAGGCTGGGGCAGCTCCTTTTGACCGGACGAAAGAGGCCTACTCCTTGTCTTTCAAGCCCTGGATTTCCTCGATGAACCTTTCGAGGCTGTCGAAGTCGCGGTACACGCTGGCGAAGCGAATGTAGGCCACGTCGTCAAGGGGCCGCAGGAAGGTCATGGCGCGGCGGCCTATCTCCTCGCTCTGGATTTCGGGGAGCTGCACGTCGTCCTCGAAACCGTAGGCGAAGGCGCGCAGCTGCTCGGCGTTGACGGGGCGCTTCTCGGTGGCGAGCATCAGGCCGCGCAGGAGCTTGTCCGGATTAAACGCCTCGCGCAGGCCGTGGCGTTTGACCACCATCAGGGGTTCGAGCTGGGCGCGTTCGTAGGTGGTGAAACGCCGGGCGCACTTCAGGCACTCGCGGCGGCGGCGGATGCTGGCCCCGTCGTCGCTGGGGCGGCTGTTCACGACCTTGCTGTCGGGCGCCGAGCAGTAAGGGCACTTCATAGGTACTGAAGGTCAGGCAGGCGCACCTTGGGGGCAGGGGCCAGGGGAATTTGCATCACGTTTCCGCGCAGGCTCTGTAAGCATGTGGTCGCCAGGGCCAGCACGGCGTCGGCCACCGGGGCGTCCAGCATTTCCTCGCCGCTGCTGGCGCGGCCCGGCAGCAGCAGGTTGACGCGCAGTTCCTCACGGTGCGCGTGCTCTACCAGGCCCTGAAGGGCGCCACGCTGGGGGTAGGCTTGCAGGCCCGGCTCGTCGAGGTGCGGGCCGATCACGGTCAGCCAGGTGCCGGGCAGGCGGCGGGCCAGAATCTGCGCGATGCCCACGGTGCTTTTTACGTTGCAGTTGAACAGGTCCATCCACTCGTTCTCGGTGAGCATGGCGAAGGTGGTGCTGGCGCGCCGGTCGGCCAGGTGCACCACGCCGTGCAGCGCGCCGAAAATTTGCAGAATCCGTTCCTGGGCACTGATGAAGTCCAGCGGAACACTCACGTCGGCCTTGAGGGGAATGATCTCTGCGCCGTACTGCTCCAGGACACTGGCAGTGGCCGCGAGGGTCTCGGTGTTGCCGCCGATCATGACGACGCTCGCCCCGGCCCGCGCCAGGGCCTGGCTGACCAGCCGGCCATACCCCTGGTCGGCGCCGGTCACCGCGATCACCTGCCCGTTCAGGGCGGCAGCAGAAAAAGGAGGACGGCTCATAGGGGTTAAGCGTATAGGCTTGAGGGAAGCGGAACAAGCGAAACGCCGCGCCCTCTTCCCTCGGCGGCCCACGTTTTATGCAGACTCGGACTAAACCGTTTGCAACAACGATTTAATCCGAACAGAATTGCAAAGCTGCGCAGCAGAGCGAGAAGGAGAAAAACGGGTTCCGGGCGTGGAGTTGACCAAGCGGTTCTGGTGCAATTTGTCAACGAAACAGACGGAATCTGTGTTACAAGTCGGGTTCGCCGTCGCCCTCGGTTTCCGCAACCGCCGTGACCACGCCGTTCTCGCCCACCCGGCGGCGCTTACGCAACATGGCGGGTTCGTGGTCGAGGTTGAAGGTGAAGTGCCGCGGGCGGCGTTCACGCAGCCAGGTTTCCAGCGACACCAGGCGCGGGCGGAAACGAATGAACTCGCGCAGTTGCCGGATCGGCACGAAGCGCGCCTCCTGCACGT
The Deinococcus fonticola genome window above contains:
- a CDS encoding 1-acyl-sn-glycerol-3-phosphate acyltransferase, which encodes MFPTWPGRPHTLTSRAALVALRLAGWTPLLATPPGPRCVAAAAPHTSNADFWPGLFWTWATRSPVRYVAKDSLFRFPLGLFMRAVGGIPLDRRQARANFVDGVVEIIRQEPEIMLLVAPEGTRAHAPYWKTGFYYMALEAGVPIGVMVLDWGRKRIGVVGYVTPTGDVEADFARIRDLLGDTRGKKPQNQGPVMPRPKD
- the nrdR gene encoding transcriptional regulator NrdR; translation: MKCPYCSAPDSKVVNSRPSDDGASIRRRRECLKCARRFTTYERAQLEPLMVVKRHGLREAFNPDKLLRGLMLATEKRPVNAEQLRAFAYGFEDDVQLPEIQSEEIGRRAMTFLRPLDDVAYIRFASVYRDFDSLERFIEEIQGLKDKE
- a CDS encoding SDR family NAD(P)-dependent oxidoreductase, which translates into the protein MSRPPFSAAALNGQVIAVTGADQGYGRLVSQALARAGASVVMIGGNTETLAATASVLEQYGAEIIPLKADVSVPLDFISAQERILQIFGALHGVVHLADRRASTTFAMLTENEWMDLFNCNVKSTVGIAQILARRLPGTWLTVIGPHLDEPGLQAYPQRGALQGLVEHAHREELRVNLLLPGRASSGEEMLDAPVADAVLALATTCLQSLRGNVMQIPLAPAPKVRLPDLQYL